The following proteins are encoded in a genomic region of Leptospiraceae bacterium:
- a CDS encoding guanylate cyclase — protein MRMINTMLFTKTTFLRFIYVNLFLICALPMFASDELEVISLKEENQSYDIAKQARVFVDDKGSYSFEQIKSLPESSFQPHKNFNFGLSKKTYWIKMQIQSLSVDQDWLLEVAHPVLDHVDLFTPQVDGTYTTTFYGDTLPFYDRHFKHRTFLFELPLKTNDPKTFYLRVSSESTISIPMKIWNEKAMTEHKSDEQILFGLYYGLILAMALYNLFLFIYVKDLSYFFYVMYIVSFGLLQMSLNGLAFQYVWPNSTWLASYAPTFLIPFSVSFIIQFTRYFILSAKNSPRMDKFFNVWVWLGMILTVNAMVVSISSILWIIVAYILFGLPFMIGTAIYVWRKGYKPAAYYLISWSAFFIGGLLYSFKSLGILPNIFITTYGIQIGGAMEVILLSIALAARINMMKKEKEDAQKYAIEMQTLLANSYARFVPKQFLSNLGKDSILDVKLGDQISKEMTVMFADIRSFTDLSEKMTPEQNFNFINSYLGRMSPIIQNNHGYIDKFMGDGIMALFDGTPDNALNAAIQMQKHILVYNLHRNKQGYEQIKIGIGMHTGRLMLGAIGGIERMEGTVISDSVNLGSRIEGLTKIYGIKIAISEKTFLNLNNPNNFHFRFLDRVQVKGKKQAISIYEAFDGDTETSFELKFKTMSTYEIGIEFYYRKQFKEAKECFLEVLKTNPSDKVSNIYLQRADYYLVHDIEDNWDGISVLTEK, from the coding sequence ATGAGAATGATTAACACAATGCTTTTTACAAAGACTACTTTTCTCCGATTCATTTACGTGAATTTATTTTTAATCTGCGCATTACCCATGTTTGCCTCCGATGAGTTAGAAGTTATTTCTCTAAAAGAAGAAAATCAATCATATGATATAGCAAAGCAAGCGCGAGTCTTTGTAGATGATAAGGGTTCGTATTCCTTTGAACAAATTAAATCTCTTCCTGAATCAAGTTTTCAACCACATAAGAATTTTAATTTTGGATTGTCTAAGAAAACTTATTGGATAAAAATGCAAATTCAATCCCTAAGTGTAGACCAAGATTGGTTACTCGAAGTTGCCCACCCTGTTCTAGATCATGTAGATTTATTCACACCACAAGTTGATGGAACCTATACAACAACATTTTACGGAGATACTCTACCCTTTTACGATCGTCATTTTAAACATAGAACTTTTTTATTCGAACTCCCCTTAAAAACAAATGACCCTAAAACTTTTTATTTAAGAGTAAGCTCGGAAAGCACTATTTCCATTCCTATGAAAATTTGGAATGAAAAAGCAATGACCGAGCACAAATCCGATGAGCAAATTCTATTTGGCCTTTACTATGGATTAATTCTAGCAATGGCTTTGTATAACTTATTCTTATTCATCTATGTGAAAGATTTAAGTTATTTCTTTTACGTCATGTATATTGTTTCGTTTGGACTTTTGCAAATGAGTTTAAATGGATTAGCATTTCAATATGTCTGGCCAAATTCTACTTGGCTTGCAAGTTACGCCCCCACTTTTTTAATCCCGTTTTCTGTTTCCTTCATCATTCAGTTCACAAGATACTTTATATTATCCGCCAAGAACTCACCGCGCATGGATAAATTTTTCAACGTCTGGGTTTGGTTAGGGATGATTTTGACGGTGAATGCAATGGTAGTAAGCATATCCTCTATATTGTGGATAATAGTTGCCTACATTCTTTTCGGACTTCCATTCATGATTGGAACTGCAATCTACGTCTGGAGAAAAGGATATAAACCTGCCGCCTATTACTTAATTTCTTGGTCTGCTTTTTTTATTGGTGGTCTTCTCTATAGTTTTAAATCCCTCGGTATACTTCCAAATATTTTTATAACGACATACGGAATACAAATCGGTGGGGCAATGGAAGTTATCCTCCTCTCAATTGCACTCGCAGCAAGAATCAACATGATGAAGAAAGAAAAAGAAGATGCACAGAAGTATGCAATTGAAATGCAAACCCTGCTTGCAAATTCCTACGCTCGCTTTGTTCCAAAGCAATTTTTATCGAATCTTGGAAAAGATTCCATTCTAGATGTAAAACTAGGAGATCAAATTTCAAAAGAAATGACTGTGATGTTTGCGGACATTCGTTCCTTCACAGACTTATCCGAAAAAATGACTCCTGAGCAAAATTTTAATTTTATCAATTCCTACTTAGGAAGGATGAGTCCGATCATTCAGAATAATCATGGTTACATTGATAAATTCATGGGTGACGGCATAATGGCGTTATTCGATGGAACCCCAGACAATGCATTGAATGCGGCAATACAAATGCAAAAGCATATTCTAGTTTACAATCTTCATAGAAACAAACAGGGGTATGAACAAATTAAAATTGGTATAGGAATGCACACCGGCAGACTCATGTTAGGCGCAATCGGTGGAATAGAAAGAATGGAAGGAACTGTAATTTCTGATTCAGTAAATCTTGGATCAAGAATTGAGGGTCTCACAAAAATCTATGGAATCAAAATAGCAATAAGTGAAAAAACATTTTTAAACCTGAATAATCCGAATAATTTTCACTTTCGCTTTCTAGATCGGGTGCAAGTAAAAGGCAAGAAACAAGCAATCTCCATATACGAAGCATTTGACGGTGACACAGAAACTAGCTTCGAATTAAAATTTAAAACTATGTCAACCTATGAAATAGGAATCGAGTTTTATTACAGAAAACAATTCAAAGAAGCCAAAGAATGTTTTCTGGAAGTACTCAAAACGAATCCAAGCGATAAGGTTTCAAATATTTATCTGCAGCGTGCAGATTATTATCTTGTCCATGATATTGAAGATAACTGGGATGGCATATCAGTATTAACCGAAAAGTAA
- a CDS encoding metallophosphoesterase, with the protein MKIAIIGDVHGFWNERDTEYFNGSDYDYILFTGDFRSYTESESSVAKRISSITKKSFLIPGNTDTSNLFQSAGEIFQNNFLIKGFQLNQNKKLERMKHSLGKIQLSAYETHTLSTENCKLNLIVLRPFAMGVNLSYAPILKKRFGIESLQDSKDRYIQIIDEGKEEAIIFLGHNGPFGLGSEPNSLWSSDFTKEPLDWGDSDYRFAIDYAKSKGNKVLAAIAGHMHHRVKHKNLERNWLTQIENTNYINAAKVPRIFKRDDKTLHHHIELIINEDLKTTVREILVE; encoded by the coding sequence ATGAAGATTGCAATCATTGGAGACGTTCATGGATTTTGGAATGAACGAGATACAGAGTATTTTAATGGCTCCGATTACGATTATATTTTATTCACAGGGGATTTTAGAAGTTATACGGAAAGTGAATCGAGTGTTGCGAAGCGGATTTCTAGTATCACGAAAAAATCCTTTCTGATACCGGGAAATACGGACACAAGCAATCTATTCCAATCAGCAGGAGAGATATTTCAAAATAATTTTCTAATCAAAGGCTTTCAACTAAATCAAAATAAAAAACTAGAACGAATGAAACATTCCCTGGGTAAAATCCAATTATCCGCTTACGAGACTCATACACTCTCTACTGAAAATTGCAAATTAAACCTAATTGTTCTGCGTCCCTTTGCGATGGGGGTAAATTTAAGTTATGCACCAATTCTAAAGAAAAGATTTGGAATAGAAAGCCTGCAAGACTCAAAGGACAGATACATACAAATCATAGACGAAGGCAAAGAAGAGGCAATCATCTTTCTCGGTCATAATGGTCCTTTTGGTTTAGGAAGTGAACCTAATAGTTTATGGAGTTCTGATTTTACAAAAGAGCCACTTGACTGGGGGGATAGCGACTATCGATTTGCTATCGACTATGCAAAGAGCAAAGGCAATAAAGTATTAGCCGCTATTGCCGGACATATGCACCATCGAGTTAAACACAAAAACTTGGAACGTAATTGGCTTACCCAAATCGAAAATACTAATTATATAAATGCAGCCAAAGTTCCAAGGATATTTAAAAGAGACGATAAGACTTTGCATCATCATATAGAATTAATCATAAACGAAGATTTAAAAACAACTGTAAGAGAAATCTTAGTAGAATAG
- a CDS encoding alpha/beta fold hydrolase translates to MFTLEGVKEGTISTHPITTGDKLGISLTRFLKKESDDVILLSHGLTTSTDMYIMPEHNNLVNFLHANGYGDIWSLDWRGSMRHSYNLFPHRFNLDDVALYDLPAAIAEIRKHIGPKKRIHAIVHCVGSITFMMSLFAKKIDGITSVISNSVSLTPRVATWSKIKLAVAPFAIEYILRFPNVNPRSYYNPGPALGKVLSKAVSLFHGECNNQACHMLSMMWGTGFPACYEHSQLSPITHDRVGDLFGATSMNYHRHIRRMVRKGVAVKYQIENARYSDLPNDYLDNAATIDTPILFMTGDKNRVFSDSNIVTYDTLKKIKPENKNELFIAKGYGHQDTLMGKNVDKDIFPRFLEFLKKQK, encoded by the coding sequence ATGTTTACTCTCGAAGGTGTAAAAGAAGGAACTATCAGCACTCATCCAATAACAACGGGAGACAAACTAGGTATTAGCCTCACTCGCTTTTTAAAAAAAGAATCAGACGATGTAATCTTACTCTCACATGGTCTTACTACTTCGACAGATATGTATATCATGCCGGAGCACAATAATCTTGTAAATTTTCTACATGCAAATGGATATGGAGATATATGGTCGCTTGACTGGAGAGGAAGTATGCGCCATAGCTATAATCTTTTTCCTCATAGGTTTAATCTAGACGATGTCGCCTTATACGACTTACCCGCTGCGATTGCAGAAATCAGAAAGCATATCGGTCCTAAGAAAAGAATTCACGCCATTGTGCACTGTGTTGGATCGATTACTTTTATGATGAGCCTTTTCGCAAAGAAAATTGACGGTATCACAAGTGTAATTTCAAACAGTGTTTCCCTTACTCCGCGCGTTGCTACTTGGTCAAAAATAAAATTAGCCGTTGCTCCTTTTGCAATAGAATATATCCTGCGGTTTCCGAATGTGAATCCAAGGTCTTATTACAATCCCGGTCCTGCTCTTGGAAAAGTTCTTTCTAAAGCAGTCAGTCTATTTCATGGAGAATGCAATAACCAAGCCTGTCATATGCTCAGTATGATGTGGGGAACTGGATTTCCCGCTTGTTATGAGCATTCACAGCTATCTCCTATTACCCACGATAGAGTCGGAGATTTATTTGGCGCTACTTCCATGAACTACCATAGGCATATTCGTAGAATGGTTCGTAAAGGAGTCGCTGTAAAATACCAAATCGAAAATGCGCGTTACAGCGATTTGCCGAATGACTACCTAGACAATGCGGCTACTATTGATACTCCGATACTTTTTATGACTGGTGATAAAAACAGAGTCTTTAGCGATTCCAATATTGTGACATACGACACCTTAAAGAAAATTAAACCAGAAAATAAAAATGAATTATTTATCGCCAAAGGATACGGTCATCAGGATACTCTCATGGGAAAGAATGTGGATAAGGACATTTTTCCCCGATTTCTAGAATTTTTAAAGAAGCAGAAATAG
- a CDS encoding AAA family ATPase has product MIQIGGFKIEEQIYESVNSRIFRGKRITDQAPVIIKKISQEYPSPDEIKQFKQEYEVLSKLTTDGVVKAYALERDGNSVVLVLEDRGAESLRKMYSGTNLELIEFLEIAIQCARILGQIHAARIIHKDINPSNITFNVSDKKIQIIDFGIATYLNKENPVIKNPSSLEGTLPYISPEQTGRMNRSLDYRTDYYSLGVSFFELLTNEMPFYSEDPLEFIHSIITQEPRLVSSINKKIPEQVAAIISKLLAKNAEDRYQSSVGLIKDLEECLDQMKKKSKIDFFPLGKFDVSQEFNIPQKLYGREKEVEWLLGHFDQYIDNFRRRSIAVTRQIPIMLVSGYSGIGKSVLVQELFKSITKRRGYYISGKFDQLQKNIPYFAILKAFQELVRQLLSEPEEELKSWKNKILRELGNNGAVITDVIKELELVIGEQPALPELGPSETQNRFFEGFQRFISVFAKPEHPLALFLDDLQWADSASLKLIETLSQGDQSCIFIIGAYRDNEVNDAHPLKLSMKEVRESFKSEDSDIIPEIPEIKLNPLSKENTEELIADTLRMEKANVRELAALIQDKTGGNPFFTNEFLKSLYNEEYLVFDPEFNSKEGYKPWKWDLEKIKDLNISDNVVELMTSKIQKLSEQVQYYLRIASCIGNRFSLEGVALIAHEEKENILKKIHEAIQSGLVQPTNENYKFLELDIKYEGVTEFKFLHDRIQQAAYTLIPLEEKSKVHFEIGSFLLENATEEGLEDNLFDIVNHINQGIVHSKKEDQIKLANLNLRACSKAKASAAYETAIGYARLALELLDQPIKKEDVLDANNEQWKENYDLLFQLYFEMAEASYIDTRYEDCEALVEISLPHCKDVLDKTRIYTVKIRSLIAQNKLREAIQSSFPMLDELGLKFPRNPNKLLVGLGLVKSILKYSDKKIMNMDKLPTMTDKAYYAGFELMLIIGGSAYLTMPDLNPMLLFKGLDITFKKGISDLTSPLLGAYIIILCGILNKIDVGYRMCQACLEIYEKYPNPKQYGSILTIMNIFGIHWKESLHVNTKNFLEAYKVCLQNGDLTYGGFSINNYLRNSFYSGKELSQLNKEFAVYLKKVKSMRQESAYYLIASLYQMNENLLGKVDDPSILSGEVFDPKRDLPKLEAQHDNASIGYFYLMEVMLSFLFGKYQYGLEQAAKFRKFIDNDLSTINVPLFYFYEALLISSFIKKSSGSLYRKFKSNLKKMKFYCDNAPVNHEHRYYLLLAEQGRLENDSDKAEVNYDKAVELSKAKGFPNDEAICSELAGKFYLGKGRKMLAAPYFMNSYNAYNIWGAVAKMRQMEVTYIGVQLKRPETKVGGATTFAHTTISSSPTTNIASTSVTKNSNEAFDLASVMKASQSISGEIVLDKLLRSLMSTLLQNAGADRGILILESKKKFYAEAIAESGRDSQILQSISIDGTTLICPTSMIFFVIRSKENVVLDDAISDSKYGGDAYIQTAKPRSVICTPLMTQGKVVGVLYLENKVSTGAFTKERLRILNLLSSQAAISIENARLYSNMSELNAAYQRFVPEEFLRFLNRESIVDVKLGDQIRKEMSVLFSDIRSFTELSEKMTPEENFNFINSYLKRMGPNIRENNGFIDKYIGDAIMALFPRNADDAIKASIQMMEGIKKYNGHRANQGYPPISIGIGIHTGELMLGTVGEDKRMDTTVISDAVNLSSRLESMTKQYGVGIIISEDTLNKTHEKNKYKYRLLDNVIVKGKTTPVVVYEILDYYPEEILKDKLATRGDYEKGVTLFYAGNFSEAKTLFEKVLTITKEDKAAKLFLERVENLLKNLDDWKGVSTLSEK; this is encoded by the coding sequence ATGATTCAAATTGGTGGATTTAAGATTGAAGAACAGATTTATGAAAGTGTAAACTCCAGAATTTTTAGGGGCAAACGGATAACAGACCAAGCCCCTGTCATCATAAAGAAAATTTCACAGGAATATCCTAGTCCAGACGAAATAAAGCAATTCAAACAAGAATACGAAGTTCTATCTAAACTCACAACCGATGGAGTGGTCAAAGCTTATGCATTAGAAAGAGATGGAAACTCAGTTGTGCTAGTCTTAGAAGATAGAGGAGCCGAATCTCTTCGGAAAATGTATTCGGGAACCAATCTCGAATTGATTGAATTTCTAGAAATTGCAATTCAATGCGCACGTATCTTAGGACAAATTCACGCAGCAAGAATTATTCACAAAGATATAAATCCTTCCAATATAACGTTTAACGTTTCTGACAAAAAAATACAAATCATTGACTTTGGTATCGCTACATATCTAAACAAAGAAAATCCTGTTATCAAAAATCCTAGCTCTCTAGAAGGGACTTTGCCGTATATATCTCCCGAACAGACAGGAAGAATGAATCGCTCTTTAGACTATCGCACCGACTACTACTCGTTAGGCGTTAGTTTCTTTGAACTACTTACCAATGAAATGCCTTTCTACTCAGAAGATCCTCTTGAGTTCATTCACTCGATTATTACCCAAGAGCCAAGATTAGTATCTAGTATCAACAAAAAGATTCCAGAACAAGTTGCGGCTATTATAAGTAAGCTGCTTGCGAAGAATGCAGAAGATCGTTATCAGAGTTCTGTTGGTTTAATCAAAGACTTAGAAGAATGTCTAGATCAAATGAAGAAAAAATCGAAGATTGATTTTTTCCCATTGGGTAAATTTGATGTTAGCCAAGAATTTAATATTCCACAAAAACTCTACGGTAGGGAAAAAGAAGTAGAGTGGTTATTAGGTCATTTTGATCAATACATAGATAATTTCCGTCGTAGGTCAATAGCTGTTACCCGTCAAATTCCAATTATGCTAGTAAGTGGCTATTCCGGTATAGGCAAATCGGTATTAGTCCAAGAACTATTTAAGTCGATTACCAAAAGACGTGGCTATTATATCTCCGGAAAATTCGATCAATTACAAAAGAATATTCCTTATTTTGCAATTCTAAAAGCATTTCAAGAACTTGTCCGTCAACTGCTAAGTGAGCCGGAAGAGGAACTCAAGTCGTGGAAGAATAAGATTTTGCGCGAGCTAGGAAACAATGGTGCTGTTATCACAGATGTAATCAAAGAGCTTGAATTGGTCATCGGAGAACAACCAGCATTACCCGAACTCGGTCCGAGTGAAACACAGAATCGTTTCTTTGAGGGTTTTCAGAGATTCATCAGTGTATTTGCTAAACCAGAGCACCCTCTAGCGCTATTTCTCGATGATTTACAGTGGGCTGATTCTGCTTCTTTGAAATTGATAGAAACATTGAGTCAGGGAGATCAATCCTGTATTTTTATCATAGGCGCTTACAGGGACAATGAGGTGAATGACGCTCATCCGCTCAAACTTTCCATGAAAGAAGTCCGAGAAAGTTTTAAGAGTGAAGATTCTGATATTATTCCCGAAATTCCTGAAATAAAATTAAATCCACTTTCTAAAGAAAACACAGAGGAGCTAATAGCAGATACCCTCCGAATGGAAAAAGCAAATGTGCGAGAGTTGGCGGCTCTGATCCAAGATAAGACTGGTGGAAATCCATTTTTTACAAATGAGTTTTTGAAGTCACTTTATAACGAGGAGTATTTAGTTTTCGATCCAGAATTTAATTCTAAAGAAGGCTATAAACCCTGGAAATGGGATTTAGAGAAAATAAAAGATCTTAACATTTCGGATAACGTTGTTGAGTTAATGACTTCAAAAATTCAAAAATTATCCGAGCAAGTGCAATATTATTTAAGAATCGCATCTTGTATTGGAAATCGCTTTTCATTAGAGGGTGTAGCTCTTATTGCTCACGAAGAGAAGGAGAACATTCTAAAGAAAATTCATGAAGCCATTCAGTCAGGACTTGTTCAGCCAACCAATGAGAATTATAAATTCTTAGAGTTAGATATTAAGTATGAAGGAGTAACCGAATTCAAATTTTTACATGACCGAATTCAACAAGCGGCTTATACACTTATACCGTTAGAAGAGAAATCTAAGGTCCATTTCGAGATTGGAAGTTTTCTTTTAGAGAATGCAACAGAGGAAGGATTGGAAGACAATCTATTTGATATAGTAAATCATATCAACCAGGGAATCGTTCATTCAAAGAAAGAGGATCAGATCAAGTTGGCGAATCTAAACTTGAGAGCTTGTAGCAAAGCCAAAGCCTCCGCGGCTTATGAAACCGCTATAGGCTATGCAAGATTAGCCTTAGAACTCTTAGACCAGCCTATCAAGAAAGAAGATGTTCTAGACGCAAATAACGAACAGTGGAAAGAAAATTATGATTTATTGTTCCAACTTTATTTTGAAATGGCAGAAGCATCCTATATTGACACACGATACGAAGATTGTGAAGCGTTAGTTGAAATATCATTGCCTCATTGTAAGGATGTCTTAGATAAAACAAGAATTTATACAGTCAAGATAAGATCCCTCATTGCTCAAAACAAATTAAGAGAAGCAATCCAATCTTCCTTTCCTATGCTCGATGAACTAGGTCTTAAGTTTCCGCGTAATCCAAATAAGCTGCTAGTTGGACTCGGTCTTGTTAAATCCATTCTAAAATATTCAGATAAGAAAATCATGAATATGGATAAGCTTCCTACAATGACGGATAAGGCATATTATGCGGGATTTGAATTGATGCTAATTATCGGTGGATCTGCGTATTTAACTATGCCCGATCTAAATCCTATGTTGCTTTTTAAGGGACTTGATATTACTTTTAAAAAAGGAATTTCCGATCTTACTTCGCCACTTCTCGGTGCATATATTATCATTCTATGTGGAATTTTAAATAAAATTGATGTAGGCTATCGTATGTGCCAAGCTTGCCTTGAGATATATGAGAAGTATCCGAACCCTAAGCAGTATGGTAGCATTCTTACTATAATGAATATATTTGGAATTCATTGGAAAGAAAGTTTGCACGTTAATACAAAAAACTTTCTAGAGGCTTACAAGGTTTGTCTTCAAAATGGAGATTTGACTTATGGCGGTTTCTCCATTAACAATTACTTGCGCAATTCGTTTTATAGTGGTAAAGAGCTTTCTCAGTTAAACAAAGAGTTTGCGGTCTATTTAAAAAAAGTAAAAAGTATGCGCCAAGAGTCCGCCTACTATTTAATAGCTTCCCTGTATCAGATGAATGAAAATCTACTCGGAAAAGTAGATGATCCTTCGATTTTAAGCGGAGAAGTCTTTGATCCGAAAAGAGATTTACCAAAGTTAGAAGCACAACACGACAACGCATCGATTGGATATTTTTATTTAATGGAAGTGATGCTCTCTTTTCTTTTTGGTAAATACCAATATGGATTAGAGCAAGCGGCAAAATTTAGAAAATTCATTGATAACGATTTATCAACGATAAATGTTCCTTTGTTCTATTTTTACGAAGCACTTCTCATTTCTAGTTTCATTAAAAAATCGTCCGGAAGTTTATATCGAAAATTCAAATCTAATCTCAAGAAAATGAAATTCTATTGTGACAATGCGCCCGTCAACCATGAGCATCGATACTACTTACTTTTAGCCGAACAAGGAAGATTGGAAAATGATTCCGATAAGGCAGAGGTTAATTACGATAAGGCGGTAGAGCTTTCGAAAGCAAAAGGATTTCCAAACGATGAAGCGATTTGCTCTGAGCTAGCAGGAAAGTTTTATCTTGGGAAAGGAAGAAAGATGTTGGCTGCCCCTTATTTTATGAATTCCTACAATGCTTACAATATATGGGGAGCGGTAGCAAAGATGCGGCAAATGGAAGTTACCTACATAGGAGTTCAACTAAAACGACCTGAAACTAAAGTAGGTGGTGCGACTACATTTGCTCATACAACGATTAGCAGTTCTCCAACTACGAACATAGCATCAACCTCAGTAACAAAGAATTCGAATGAGGCATTTGATTTAGCTTCTGTGATGAAGGCTTCTCAATCTATTTCGGGAGAAATCGTATTAGATAAATTGCTTCGAAGTCTAATGAGCACACTTTTACAAAACGCTGGAGCAGATAGAGGAATTCTGATTTTAGAATCTAAAAAGAAATTCTATGCAGAGGCGATTGCTGAATCAGGTCGTGATTCTCAAATATTGCAATCCATTTCCATTGATGGAACAACACTGATTTGCCCCACAAGCATGATCTTTTTTGTGATTCGTTCGAAGGAGAATGTGGTTCTAGATGATGCGATTTCTGATTCTAAGTATGGAGGAGATGCATACATCCAAACAGCAAAGCCAAGGTCGGTCATATGCACACCACTCATGACACAGGGTAAAGTAGTCGGAGTATTGTATTTAGAAAATAAAGTTTCTACAGGTGCTTTTACAAAAGAGCGGCTAAGAATACTTAACCTACTGTCCTCGCAAGCAGCCATTTCGATTGAAAATGCTAGGCTCTACTCCAATATGTCCGAACTCAATGCGGCTTATCAGCGTTTTGTGCCAGAGGAATTTTTACGCTTCTTAAACAGAGAAAGCATTGTAGATGTAAAACTTGGCGATCAGATTCGAAAAGAGATGTCTGTTTTGTTTAGCGACATACGCTCATTTACCGAGCTATCTGAGAAGATGACACCCGAAGAGAATTTTAATTTTATTAATTCTTATTTGAAAAGAATGGGACCGAATATTCGAGAGAATAATGGCTTCATCGACAAATACATTGGAGATGCTATCATGGCACTGTTCCCTCGCAATGCAGATGACGCGATAAAAGCTTCGATTCAAATGATGGAAGGAATTAAGAAATACAACGGGCACAGAGCTAATCAAGGTTATCCACCAATTTCTATTGGGATTGGGATTCACACGGGCGAGTTGATGCTAGGAACTGTGGGAGAAGACAAGAGAATGGATACCACTGTGATTTCGGATGCGGTAAATCTTTCTTCTAGACTCGAAAGTATGACCAAGCAATATGGAGTTGGAATTATTATCAGTGAGGATACTCTGAATAAGACGCATGAAAAGAACAAATACAAGTATCGACTACTTGATAATGTAATTGTAAAGGGTAAGACTACTCCTGTTGTTGTGTATGAGATTTTAGATTATTATCCAGAAGAGATTTTAAAAGATAAGCTTGCTACTAGAGGCGATTACGAGAAAGGGGTTACTCTATTTTATGCGGGAAACTTTTCTGAGGCAAAGACTTTATTTGAAAAAGTCCTCACAATCACTAAGGAAGACAAAGCAGCCAAGTTATTTTTAGAACGAGTAGAGAATCTTTTGAAAAATCTAGACGATTGGAAAGGTGTTTCTACTCTGAGTGAAAAATAA
- the lpxD gene encoding UDP-3-O-(3-hydroxymyristoyl)glucosamine N-acyltransferase, whose translation MKLKASEIISLFQPAGILESLDGDTTITVISPVEVGKTGALVFVDNKSFLPFLRENKPSAVVTNKEFIEEIRTYGLEAVFLTKNVAVAHAALKQKYADRDLFTSEWGKRHVSAVIHESATIPDSCMIGPNVVVGANVVLGERTVLLAGAIVESGAKLGEDCVIYPNAVIGYDCILGKRVYVKSGTVIGSEGFGFAFGNDRRYYRIPQTGIVVLEDDVHVGANCCIDRAAYTETRIKRGTKFDNLCHVAHNVEIGEDCALTAGFIVAGSTKIGNRVMTSGQCGILDHLTIVDDVIMGMRPGVSNDVKKSGVYAGTPLQPFGEYTKSLAIYRKLPDLRARVNELEKALKAMKEK comes from the coding sequence ATGAAATTAAAAGCCAGTGAAATTATATCTCTATTCCAACCAGCAGGAATTCTGGAATCATTAGATGGAGATACAACGATAACCGTCATATCTCCTGTCGAAGTCGGCAAGACAGGTGCTCTTGTTTTTGTGGACAATAAAAGTTTTCTTCCTTTTCTAAGGGAAAACAAACCCTCAGCCGTTGTAACCAATAAAGAATTTATCGAAGAAATTCGCACCTATGGACTAGAGGCGGTATTCTTAACTAAAAACGTAGCTGTTGCTCATGCTGCATTAAAACAAAAATACGCTGACAGAGATTTATTTACCTCTGAATGGGGCAAACGTCATGTAAGCGCTGTCATTCATGAATCTGCGACCATTCCTGATTCTTGTATGATTGGACCCAATGTAGTAGTTGGGGCAAATGTAGTGTTAGGTGAGAGAACTGTTCTTCTTGCTGGAGCAATTGTCGAATCCGGAGCAAAGCTAGGAGAGGATTGTGTTATTTATCCAAACGCTGTGATTGGTTATGACTGTATCTTGGGCAAACGTGTGTATGTCAAAAGTGGAACTGTCATTGGAAGTGAAGGATTTGGATTTGCATTTGGAAATGATAGACGCTATTACCGTATTCCGCAAACTGGAATTGTAGTATTGGAAGACGATGTGCATGTAGGAGCAAACTGTTGCATCGACAGAGCCGCTTATACAGAGACGCGAATCAAACGTGGAACCAAGTTCGACAATCTCTGTCATGTAGCGCATAACGTTGAAATTGGCGAAGACTGCGCATTAACCGCTGGATTCATTGTAGCAGGATCTACTAAGATTGGAAATAGAGTCATGACAAGTGGACAGTGCGGAATCTTAGATCATCTTACAATCGTTGATGATGTAATCATGGGGATGCGTCCTGGCGTTTCGAATGATGTAAAAAAATCGGGAGTATATGCCGGAACTCCACTGCAACCATTTGGTGAATACACAAAGAGTCTCGCGATTTATCGTAAACTTCCAGACCTCCGTGCCAGAGTAAATGAATTAGAAAAAGCACTGAAAGCGATGAAGGAAAAATAG